The proteins below are encoded in one region of Clostridium fermenticellae:
- a CDS encoding SDR family NAD(P)-dependent oxidoreductase, with protein sequence MGIAIVTGASSGLGKEFVCQIASKEENISEIWVIARREERLKELADRVSIPIQILSLDLTKKESIDYLIECLETRKPQVDMLVNSAGFGKIGSYKDISRQDSDNMIDLNCRAAVDVTIAVLPYMKKKSRIMEICSTAAFQPFQYLNIYAATKAFLYRYSRALRIELLPRGIHVTAVCPYWIKDTEFIPKAKHSEGEGKIRNFIFSSKVKSVAAMALNDSRIGLPVSTPGPVCFIHRIAAKFIPHEIMIWIWELIRRL encoded by the coding sequence ATGGGAATTGCTATAGTAACTGGTGCTTCAAGTGGGCTTGGTAAAGAGTTTGTTTGTCAGATTGCTTCTAAAGAAGAAAATATCAGTGAAATTTGGGTTATTGCTAGAAGAGAAGAACGTCTTAAAGAATTGGCTGACAGAGTTAGTATTCCAATTCAGATTTTATCTCTTGATCTTACTAAAAAAGAAAGTATTGATTATTTAATTGAATGTTTGGAAACTCGAAAACCGCAGGTAGATATGCTGGTAAATTCAGCAGGTTTCGGTAAAATAGGGAGTTATAAGGATATAAGCCGCCAGGACAGTGATAATATGATAGATTTAAATTGTCGTGCTGCTGTTGATGTCACTATAGCGGTATTACCATACATGAAAAAGAAAAGCCGTATTATGGAAATCTGTTCTACAGCTGCCTTCCAGCCTTTTCAATATTTAAACATATATGCAGCTACCAAGGCATTTCTTTACAGGTACAGCAGAGCACTCAGAATAGAATTGCTTCCGAGAGGTATACATGTAACAGCAGTTTGTCCTTACTGGATTAAGGATACTGAATTTATTCCTAAGGCAAAACATAGTGAGGGTGAAGGAAAGATAAGAAATTTCATATTTTCAAGTAAAGTAAAAAGTGTGGCAGCTATGGCACTTAATGACAGTAGAATAGGACTTCCGGTATCAACTCCAGGACCAGTATGTTTCATTCATAGAATAGCAGCTAAATTTATTCCACATGAGATCATGATATGGATATGGGAATTGATAAGAAGATTATAA
- a CDS encoding sigma-54 interaction domain-containing protein — protein MVLNIYSSGLIITDLNGVIRDFNTLAESILKNSQLKGKNIKDYLGIIDQGKLYVTECSDCKVYIIRLDGKTNGFLEYVLENSFDEIFVTDGKGIAIYCNRAFEEHYGVDRKDILGKDASFLEKQGLVDRVMVHRVIESKETISFEQHTATEKTILNTLKPILNENHEVIYVVENCRDISEATQLKNSIQSINRKVRKFKKKNEYFNTTNSVNSMEFRSEKIKELLVSIDKLSIRDVNLLLLGESGTGKTFLANRIHDLSLRKNRPFVTINCTTIPEELIESELFGYEKGSFTGASSSGKEGLVEQANSGTLFLDEIGELPFTVQAKLLQLVQEKTYIPVGAIHPKKIDIRIIAATNKDLLQLVKKGRFREDLYYRLALGVVRIPPLRERREDIDVLLNYYLNLFNNKYDTRIKLSEYSKAVLSNYYWPGNIRELEHFLEISVIGAPFPDYIISKKDLENLSGNVIELPKIDGENTKIDIIEQTDSMLYEVYDLNETMDNYKAEIIKKARKIYKSSYKVARYLNISQSTASRLILKYCK, from the coding sequence TTGGTATTGAATATTTATTCTTCAGGACTGATCATAACAGATTTAAATGGAGTAATTCGAGATTTTAATACTTTAGCTGAAAGCATTTTAAAGAATTCGCAGCTTAAAGGAAAAAACATTAAAGATTATCTTGGAATTATAGATCAAGGAAAATTATATGTAACTGAATGTTCAGACTGTAAGGTTTATATTATTAGATTGGATGGAAAAACAAATGGATTTCTTGAATATGTACTGGAAAACTCCTTTGATGAAATTTTTGTCACGGATGGAAAAGGAATTGCAATTTATTGCAATAGGGCTTTTGAAGAACACTATGGTGTTGATAGAAAAGATATATTAGGGAAAGATGCAAGTTTTCTTGAAAAGCAAGGATTAGTTGACAGGGTTATGGTCCACAGAGTCATTGAATCAAAGGAGACTATAAGTTTTGAACAGCATACTGCAACTGAAAAGACCATATTAAATACTCTTAAGCCCATATTAAATGAAAACCATGAGGTTATATATGTAGTTGAAAATTGCAGGGATATAAGTGAAGCCACCCAACTTAAAAATTCAATTCAGTCAATAAACCGTAAAGTTAGAAAATTTAAAAAGAAGAATGAATATTTCAATACCACAAACTCAGTAAATTCAATGGAATTTAGAAGCGAAAAAATAAAAGAGCTGCTGGTTAGTATAGATAAACTATCTATTAGAGATGTAAATTTGCTGCTGCTTGGAGAATCAGGCACAGGAAAAACATTCCTGGCAAATAGGATACATGACTTAAGCTTAAGGAAGAATAGGCCTTTCGTGACTATAAATTGTACTACCATACCGGAGGAATTAATAGAATCAGAACTATTTGGGTATGAAAAAGGAAGTTTTACAGGGGCGTCTTCAAGTGGGAAAGAAGGTCTTGTAGAACAGGCTAATTCAGGTACACTTTTTTTAGATGAAATTGGAGAACTTCCTTTTACAGTACAGGCAAAATTGCTGCAGCTGGTTCAAGAAAAAACATATATTCCTGTAGGAGCAATCCATCCAAAAAAAATAGATATCAGAATAATTGCAGCTACAAATAAGGATTTGCTCCAATTAGTAAAGAAAGGGAGGTTCAGGGAAGATCTGTATTACAGATTGGCTCTTGGAGTAGTGAGAATTCCACCTCTTAGGGAGAGAAGAGAAGACATAGATGTGCTTCTTAACTACTATTTAAATTTATTTAATAATAAATATGATACTAGAATCAAATTATCTGAGTATTCTAAAGCAGTGCTAAGTAATTATTACTGGCCCGGAAATATAAGGGAACTTGAGCATTTTTTGGAGATATCAGTAATAGGCGCGCCTTTTCCTGATTATATAATTTCTAAAAAAGATTTAGAAAATTTATCTGGTAATGTTATAGAATTGCCTAAAATTGATGGGGAGAATACAAAGATAGATATTATAGAACAAACTGATTCTATGCTATATGAAGTATATGATTTGAATGAAACTATGGACAATTATAAAGCGGAAATTATAAAAAAAGCAAGAAAAATATATAAGAGTTCTTATAAAGTAGCTAGATATTTAAATATCTCACAAAGTACCGCTTCTAGATTAATATTAAAATATTGCAAATAA
- a CDS encoding CaiB/BaiF CoA transferase family protein, giving the protein MTKALDGIKVLELCHAYNGPFCGMMLADHGAQVLKIESPRGDQCRTWGPFDKKSGESGFFAFVNRNKKGITLNLKNEEALKMFYDLVKDADVVIENYRGGVAKKLKVDYDTLKKINPRIIYGSSSGFGQTGPLSNRPCYDIVAQSMGGMVNMTGFPDGPPTKVGPSIADNVTGVFLCLGVLMALYSREKTGKGQQIDVAMLDTIFSLLENGIVNYTVGGEIPQRQGNIDPSIAPFDIFKAEDGYVAIGVGNDKLFNIFCETIGHRELLENPKFKTNDLRCKNYVGDLQNVIRKWASTKKRKYIEELFDSAGLPCGPVLDMKEAIEQPQIKARNMMVEIEHPTMGKTKFQGVTIKLSGTPGNVDFPAPLLGQHNKEIFNLSEDEYENMKKKGIF; this is encoded by the coding sequence ATGACTAAAGCTCTTGATGGAATTAAGGTACTGGAATTGTGCCATGCTTATAACGGACCTTTTTGTGGAATGATGTTGGCAGATCATGGGGCTCAAGTTTTAAAAATTGAATCTCCCCGTGGAGATCAATGCAGGACTTGGGGGCCTTTTGATAAAAAAAGTGGTGAAAGCGGTTTTTTTGCTTTTGTAAATAGAAATAAAAAAGGAATAACTCTGAATTTGAAGAATGAAGAGGCCCTTAAAATGTTTTATGATCTGGTGAAAGATGCAGATGTTGTTATCGAAAATTATAGAGGCGGGGTGGCAAAAAAATTAAAAGTAGATTATGATACGCTTAAAAAAATAAATCCACGAATCATATATGGCTCTAGTTCTGGTTTCGGGCAGACAGGACCACTTTCAAATAGACCTTGCTATGATATAGTAGCACAATCAATGGGTGGAATGGTAAATATGACAGGATTTCCTGATGGACCACCAACTAAGGTTGGACCCTCAATTGCAGATAATGTAACAGGAGTATTTTTGTGTTTAGGGGTTTTAATGGCACTTTATTCAAGAGAAAAGACAGGCAAGGGACAGCAGATTGATGTTGCCATGCTTGACACTATTTTCAGTTTGCTTGAGAATGGAATTGTTAACTACACTGTCGGAGGTGAAATACCTCAGAGACAGGGGAATATAGATCCTTCTATTGCACCTTTTGATATTTTTAAGGCAGAAGATGGATATGTAGCTATTGGAGTAGGCAATGATAAGTTATTTAATATATTTTGTGAAACCATAGGACACAGAGAACTTTTAGAGAATCCAAAATTTAAGACTAATGATCTGAGATGTAAAAATTATGTGGGAGATTTACAAAATGTTATAAGAAAGTGGGCGTCTACCAAAAAGAGAAAATATATAGAGGAGCTTTTTGATAGTGCAGGACTTCCCTGTGGACCTGTACTTGATATGAAAGAAGCTATTGAGCAGCCCCAGATAAAGGCGAGAAATATGATGGTTGAAATTGAACATCCAACTATGGGTAAAACAAAATTTCAAGGAGTAACAATTAAGCTGTCAGGAACCCCTGGAAACGTTGATTTTCCAGCTCCGTTACTAGGACAGCACAATAAAGAAATATTTAATTTAAGTGAAGACGAATATGAAAATATGAAGAAAAAAGGTATATTTTAA
- a CDS encoding DUF1097 domain-containing protein, giving the protein MSYIFSLSLMTALLCGLWGLVAGFANLLVWGGFAGCTSYFANPEKGKEAVKSCICTTMTGALYALISIKLCSIFDSTAVFVLLTTAITFLMCIQSKIKILSYIPGAFFGSFSTFAAGGNLYIIPSILIGIFLGLACDKSGSLLFSAAGKESKENKENNENL; this is encoded by the coding sequence ATGAGTTATATATTTTCATTAAGCCTTATGACAGCTTTGTTGTGTGGATTGTGGGGCTTGGTTGCAGGATTTGCAAACTTATTGGTATGGGGAGGATTTGCAGGCTGTACATCTTATTTTGCAAATCCTGAGAAAGGCAAAGAAGCTGTAAAATCCTGTATCTGCACTACTATGACAGGAGCCTTATATGCGCTTATATCAATAAAACTATGTAGTATATTTGATTCTACAGCTGTTTTTGTACTTCTAACTACTGCGATAACTTTTCTTATGTGTATACAGAGCAAGATAAAAATATTATCTTATATACCTGGAGCTTTCTTCGGATCTTTTTCAACCTTTGCTGCAGGAGGAAATCTTTACATTATTCCTTCGATATTAATTGGAATATTTTTAGGTCTTGCATGTGATAAATCTGGAAGTTTACTTTTTTCAGCAGCTGGAAAGGAAAGCAAGGAGAATAAAGAGAATAATGAAAATCTGTAG
- the preA gene encoding NAD-dependent dihydropyrimidine dehydrogenase subunit PreA — protein MMKKDLSINFLGVNCENPFFLSSSPVAGNYEMISKAFEAGWGGVFFKTVGIFIADECSPRFDINGNTSAWTGFKNMEQISEKSMEENCEDIRKLKKKYPNKIMAISIMGENSDEWKTLAKNVTDAGADLIECNFSCPQMTSHSMGSDVGTNPDLVYKYTKAVVESTKIPVIAKMTPNITSMEIPARAAVKAGAKGISAINTVKSITNIDLENYTGMPVVDGKSSISGYSGAAIKPIALRFIANLKQDSEIRHIAVSGIGGIETWRDALEFILLGCENVQVTTSVMQYGYRIVEDMISGLGYFMEEKGIKSLSELVGNAIPKIIPAEELDRDFQIVPHIDENKCIGCGRCYISCSDGSHQAIDWDSEKRKPTIKDNCVGCHLCMNVCPVQDCILPGEVKWKEGRKSHNVVVKHCYE, from the coding sequence ATCATGAAAAAAGATTTATCTATAAATTTCCTTGGAGTAAACTGTGAAAATCCATTTTTCCTATCTTCTTCACCCGTTGCAGGTAATTATGAGATGATTTCCAAAGCTTTTGAAGCAGGATGGGGAGGGGTATTCTTCAAAACTGTTGGTATTTTTATAGCAGATGAGTGTTCACCACGATTTGATATAAACGGAAATACTTCTGCATGGACAGGTTTTAAAAATATGGAGCAGATATCTGAAAAGTCTATGGAGGAAAATTGTGAGGATATAAGAAAACTCAAAAAAAAGTATCCTAATAAAATTATGGCAATTAGTATTATGGGGGAAAACAGCGATGAATGGAAAACGCTGGCTAAAAATGTTACAGATGCTGGAGCAGATCTAATAGAATGCAATTTTTCATGTCCACAAATGACTTCCCATTCTATGGGATCAGATGTAGGCACAAATCCTGATTTGGTATATAAATATACGAAGGCTGTAGTAGAGAGTACAAAAATTCCTGTTATAGCTAAAATGACACCTAATATAACCTCAATGGAGATACCTGCAAGGGCAGCAGTAAAAGCTGGGGCTAAAGGAATTTCTGCTATCAATACAGTGAAATCGATTACAAACATAGACCTTGAAAATTATACCGGAATGCCTGTAGTAGATGGAAAATCTTCTATATCCGGATATTCTGGTGCAGCTATAAAACCTATAGCTCTGAGATTTATAGCAAATCTAAAGCAAGATAGTGAAATAAGACATATAGCGGTATCGGGTATTGGAGGAATTGAAACCTGGAGAGATGCACTGGAGTTTATACTTTTAGGCTGTGAAAATGTACAGGTTACTACATCAGTAATGCAGTATGGTTACAGAATTGTTGAAGATATGATAAGCGGTCTTGGATATTTCATGGAGGAAAAAGGTATAAAGAGTCTTTCGGAATTAGTTGGAAATGCTATTCCAAAGATAATCCCTGCGGAAGAATTGGATCGTGATTTTCAGATAGTGCCACATATAGATGAGAATAAATGTATTGGATGTGGAAGATGCTATATTTCCTGCTCTGATGGATCACATCAAGCTATAGACTGGGATAGTGAAAAAAGAAAACCTACTATAAAGGATAACTGTGTAGGCTGCCATTTATGCATGAATGTTTGTCCTGTTCAAGATTGTATACTTCCAGGAGAAGTAAAATGGAAAGAGGGCAGAAAATCTCATAATGTAGTTGTTAAACACTGTTATGAATGA
- a CDS encoding FAD-dependent oxidoreductase, producing the protein MTEVVKLDYEEQYKKEYNVRAALEEAGRCMLCEDAPCSRECPAKTDPGKFIRSIRFKNFKGAAETIRKNNILGATCAMVCPYDKLCESACSRTGIDKPIQIGDLQKFAIGYEKLYDMKILEPCKASKKEKIVCIGSGPASIACAAKMALEGYNVTILEEKSIPGGMLSHGITPSRLPQEVVNQDIKCLTDLGVEIVFNRHVEPKEINELSKKFDAVVIGIGLSKTKIPEIKGSNLKGVKGALEFLEDARINRGKIKLGNNVVVIGLGDVSLDCATTARQLTDGKVTIVYRRSIEEAPAGIIELKYAQDMGIPIITEFAPEEILGKDGKVEALKCKSRDGYSEMKIKADEIIFAIGQTCEKGFRETKFGENVFIAGDFKNGGATVVQAVKEGKEAANEIIEYFDVSKKEGR; encoded by the coding sequence ATGACTGAAGTGGTTAAATTAGATTATGAAGAACAGTACAAGAAAGAATATAATGTTAGGGCAGCTTTAGAAGAAGCGGGGAGGTGTATGCTCTGCGAGGATGCACCTTGCAGCAGAGAATGCCCGGCAAAAACGGATCCTGGTAAATTTATACGCTCCATACGATTTAAAAACTTCAAGGGTGCCGCTGAAACTATAAGAAAAAATAATATTTTAGGTGCCACCTGTGCCATGGTATGTCCCTATGATAAATTATGTGAAAGTGCCTGCAGTCGTACAGGAATAGACAAGCCTATACAAATAGGAGATCTGCAGAAATTTGCTATTGGATATGAGAAACTGTATGATATGAAAATTTTAGAACCCTGTAAGGCCTCCAAAAAGGAAAAAATTGTTTGTATAGGTTCCGGACCCGCATCAATAGCTTGTGCTGCAAAGATGGCGCTTGAAGGATACAATGTTACTATTCTTGAAGAAAAGAGTATACCTGGTGGTATGTTATCTCATGGGATAACTCCATCCAGACTTCCCCAGGAAGTTGTGAATCAGGATATTAAGTGCTTGACAGACTTGGGAGTAGAAATTGTATTTAATAGACATGTGGAACCTAAGGAAATAAATGAGCTTTCGAAAAAATTCGATGCTGTAGTTATAGGAATAGGTCTTTCTAAAACAAAGATCCCAGAAATTAAAGGAAGTAATCTTAAAGGAGTTAAAGGAGCACTAGAATTTTTAGAAGATGCCAGAATAAATAGAGGAAAAATAAAACTTGGAAATAATGTTGTAGTTATAGGGCTTGGAGATGTTTCACTGGATTGTGCTACAACTGCAAGGCAACTTACAGATGGAAAGGTGACTATAGTATACAGAAGAAGTATTGAGGAGGCACCAGCAGGCATTATTGAACTTAAGTATGCTCAAGATATGGGAATACCAATAATTACAGAATTTGCACCTGAAGAGATCCTCGGAAAAGATGGAAAAGTAGAGGCTCTAAAGTGTAAATCAAGAGATGGATATTCTGAAATGAAGATAAAAGCAGATGAGATTATATTTGCTATAGGCCAGACCTGTGAAAAGGGATTTAGAGAGACTAAGTTTGGGGAAAATGTTTTTATTGCAGGAGACTTTAAAAATGGCGGAGCTACTGTGGTGCAAGCTGTAAAAGAGGGAAAAGAGGCAGCAAATGAAATTATTGAATATTTCGACGTCTCTAAAAAGGAGGGAAGATAA
- the hydA gene encoding dihydropyrimidinase: protein MGKFDTLIKNGIIVTASDRYKGDIGIKDGKIEEISLKMADSDAKKVIDAEGKYVFPGGIDAHTHLDMPFGGTFSSDNFLTGTRAAAVGGTTSVIDYAIQPIGDTLENTAKIWREKADGKACIDYGIHIAVTDTKGKTLEEIPKMVQAGYSSYKVFMVYDNMRVEDDDLIKILKTASNEGAIIGVHCENYYVIKYLTEKFLKEGKIGPEYHPLSRPAVIEGEAANRAIVLSEIAKAPLMVVHSSCKESVEEIRAARAKGLPVMGETCPQYLLLSEECYHEENFGGSKYVMSPPIRNKSNWSELWRAVREGDLQTVSTDHCPFFMKQKELGINDFSKIPNGAPGIELRMPLMLTYGPKNGLSFEKIVEVTASNPAKIYGMYPKKGTIAVGSDADMFIYDPDKKMKVTVNMLHENVDYTPFEGFELSGYPVMTLSRGEVIAEDGEYTGKEGRGEFLRRGKCTVI, encoded by the coding sequence ATGGGAAAATTTGATACCTTAATTAAAAATGGGATTATAGTTACAGCTTCTGACAGATATAAAGGAGATATAGGAATAAAGGATGGCAAGATAGAAGAGATATCTTTAAAAATGGCAGATTCAGATGCGAAAAAGGTAATTGATGCAGAGGGAAAATATGTTTTCCCGGGAGGAATTGATGCACATACACATTTGGATATGCCTTTTGGAGGCACCTTCTCCAGTGATAATTTTTTAACAGGAACAAGGGCAGCTGCTGTAGGTGGAACAACTTCTGTTATAGATTATGCAATTCAGCCTATTGGAGATACCTTGGAAAATACAGCTAAGATATGGAGAGAAAAAGCTGATGGTAAAGCTTGCATTGATTATGGAATTCATATTGCAGTAACTGATACAAAAGGTAAAACTCTCGAAGAGATACCTAAAATGGTGCAGGCAGGATACAGTAGTTACAAGGTATTTATGGTATATGATAATATGAGGGTTGAAGATGATGATCTGATAAAAATACTTAAAACTGCATCTAATGAAGGAGCTATAATAGGAGTACACTGTGAGAACTATTATGTAATAAAATATTTGACGGAAAAATTCTTAAAAGAAGGGAAAATAGGACCGGAATATCATCCTCTTTCAAGACCTGCTGTAATTGAAGGAGAGGCAGCTAACAGGGCAATTGTTCTTTCAGAGATAGCAAAAGCTCCTCTCATGGTTGTTCATAGCAGCTGTAAAGAATCTGTAGAGGAAATCAGGGCAGCCAGAGCCAAAGGACTTCCGGTAATGGGAGAAACATGTCCACAGTATTTGCTCCTTTCTGAGGAATGTTACCATGAAGAGAATTTTGGAGGTTCAAAATATGTAATGTCACCACCTATTAGGAATAAATCCAATTGGAGTGAATTATGGAGGGCTGTTAGAGAAGGAGATCTGCAAACTGTATCAACAGACCACTGTCCATTCTTTATGAAACAGAAAGAATTGGGTATAAATGATTTCAGTAAAATACCAAATGGAGCTCCAGGAATAGAACTTAGAATGCCACTTATGTTAACATATGGTCCTAAAAATGGATTGAGTTTCGAAAAGATAGTTGAAGTCACAGCTTCAAATCCTGCAAAAATATATGGAATGTATCCTAAGAAGGGAACTATAGCTGTAGGATCAGATGCAGATATGTTTATTTATGATCCTGATAAAAAAATGAAGGTAACAGTTAACATGCTCCATGAAAATGTTGATTATACACCTTTTGAAGGATTTGAATTAAGCGGTTATCCAGTTATGACACTTTCAAGAGGAGAAGTTATTGCAGAAGACGGAGAATATACAGGAAAAGAAGGAAGAGGAGAGTTCTTAAGAAGAGGAAAATGCACTGTAATTTAA
- a CDS encoding Zn-dependent hydrolase — MFKCNEKRLEEKIKTFSTFGATGRGGITRLSLSPAALEARTEFCNRMKKMGAHIVTDDMANIYATIPGDEKLPWIMTGSHLDSVIQGGNYDGVLGVLTAMEAVETITTEKIPHRHPITVIVWTNEEGARFDPAMMSSGVITGKFEKEKMLQSKDTKGTAFKEALEASGYKGDIKNRMDPKNVKALFELHIEQGPVLDAEKKDIGIVEGVCGMVNYEFSFKGQADHAGTTPMSYRKDALFAASNAIIWLHNELDKLDSKLVYTTGRITCSPNIHTIIPDDVKFTLDARHQDPKVISQVVDIINKIPKEISKCEVSYEELWGRNTVVFNKNNVEAVAKAVDDLGYSSKRMYSGPGHDAQYAADVVPTSMIFVPSIDGHSHCEIEYTPVENCLKGANVLLNAILNIDAQ, encoded by the coding sequence ATGTTTAAATGTAATGAAAAAAGGCTTGAGGAAAAAATTAAAACTTTTAGCACGTTTGGAGCTACTGGAAGAGGTGGAATTACAAGATTATCTTTGTCACCTGCTGCACTTGAAGCCAGAACTGAATTTTGCAATAGAATGAAAAAAATGGGTGCTCATATTGTAACTGATGATATGGCAAATATATATGCTACCATTCCTGGAGATGAGAAATTACCATGGATTATGACAGGATCTCATTTGGACTCAGTTATCCAGGGAGGTAACTATGATGGAGTACTTGGAGTTTTAACTGCTATGGAAGCTGTTGAAACAATAACTACTGAAAAAATACCTCACAGACATCCAATAACTGTAATAGTATGGACCAATGAGGAAGGAGCTCGTTTTGATCCTGCAATGATGTCATCAGGCGTTATAACAGGAAAATTTGAGAAAGAGAAAATGCTTCAATCTAAAGATACAAAAGGAACTGCATTTAAAGAGGCACTTGAGGCAAGTGGATATAAGGGTGACATTAAAAATAGAATGGATCCTAAAAATGTGAAGGCATTATTTGAATTGCATATAGAACAAGGACCAGTACTTGATGCAGAGAAGAAAGATATAGGTATAGTTGAAGGTGTATGTGGCATGGTAAATTATGAATTTTCATTTAAAGGGCAGGCAGACCATGCAGGTACAACTCCTATGAGTTACAGAAAGGATGCTCTATTTGCAGCTTCTAACGCTATAATATGGCTTCACAATGAGTTAGATAAATTGGATAGTAAATTGGTATACACTACCGGAAGAATAACTTGTTCGCCAAATATCCATACAATAATACCAGATGATGTGAAATTTACTCTGGATGCAAGACATCAGGATCCTAAGGTGATAAGTCAAGTAGTTGATATAATAAATAAAATTCCGAAAGAAATTAGCAAATGTGAGGTTTCTTATGAAGAACTTTGGGGTCGTAACACAGTGGTATTCAATAAAAACAATGTTGAAGCAGTTGCGAAGGCTGTAGACGATCTTGGATATTCGAGCAAGAGAATGTATAGTGGCCCAGGACATGATGCACAATACGCAGCAGATGTAGTGCCTACAAGTATGATATTTGTACCTAGTATTGATGGGCATAGTCATTGTGAAATCGAATACACTCCGGTTGAGAACTGTTTAAAGGGAGCTAATGTACTGCTTAATGCTATTTTAAATATAGATGCACAGTAA
- a CDS encoding helix-turn-helix domain-containing protein, whose protein sequence is MNEIIDRYKAEIVRRAKKVYKSSYEVAKYLNISQSTVHRLISRYCK, encoded by the coding sequence TTGAATGAAATCATAGACAGGTATAAGGCGGAAATTGTGAGAAGGGCGAAAAAGGTATATAAGAGTTCCTATGAAGTGGCTAAATATTTAAATATTTCACAGAGTACTGTCCACAGATTAATATCAAGATATTGTAAATAG
- a CDS encoding acyl-CoA hydrolase, producing the protein MESIKTYSFRYRMSSKDEFYGGGIVNGSRSITLMGDLADSIASKKFGNIGRCKAVPNVRLFYPVHAGDYMEFVGRIIESKENEITIECRSYIVITKPEDAPFESSVDVLENPILSIVAIFKYESRK; encoded by the coding sequence ATGGAAAGTATTAAGACATACTCTTTTAGGTATAGAATGTCTTCAAAGGATGAATTCTATGGCGGCGGCATTGTAAATGGTTCCAGATCAATAACACTTATGGGAGATTTGGCTGATAGTATAGCTTCAAAAAAGTTTGGAAATATAGGAAGATGTAAGGCCGTACCGAATGTAAGACTGTTTTATCCTGTTCATGCGGGAGATTATATGGAATTTGTCGGAAGAATAATTGAAAGTAAAGAAAATGAAATAACTATTGAGTGTAGATCTTACATTGTAATTACTAAACCTGAAGACGCTCCTTTTGAAAGTTCTGTGGATGTTTTAGAAAATCCTATTTTATCTATAGTCGCTATATTTAAATATGAATCCAGAAAATAA
- a CDS encoding beta-alanyl-CoA:ammonia lyase, giving the protein MRETAVLNKKISTEDFANDRGIINVTRQFDYWGDVETEIMILCFGDESLCLGYHNAEFYEDVYLGDYLEFKATLIKSGNTSRTIRLETYKIATPTWRINKGNVPKELMTYFEKPKLIAEATSILVVKKELQRGEQPDGIIRDPWREVKL; this is encoded by the coding sequence ATGAGAGAAACAGCTGTATTAAATAAAAAAATTTCAACTGAAGATTTTGCAAATGATCGGGGAATTATAAATGTCACCAGACAATTTGACTACTGGGGAGATGTAGAAACTGAAATTATGATTCTATGTTTTGGAGATGAATCCCTTTGTCTTGGATATCATAATGCTGAATTTTATGAGGATGTATATTTGGGAGATTACTTGGAATTCAAAGCTACATTAATTAAGTCCGGGAACACTTCAAGAACCATAAGACTTGAGACGTATAAAATTGCAACTCCTACATGGAGAATAAATAAGGGCAATGTGCCGAAAGAACTTATGACATATTTTGAGAAGCCTAAATTAATTGCTGAAGCCACAAGTATTTTAGTAGTGAAAAAAGAATTACAGAGGGGAGAACAACCTGATGGGATTATAAGGGACCCCTGGAGAGAAGTTAAACTGTAA
- a CDS encoding hotdog fold domain-containing protein produces MIGKKVSLKVRMSAGEAHYAGELVNGSHIVDFWGDVGTELMIRNDGDESLFAGYKDIEFTAPVYAGDFMEYVGWIEEEGKSSRTCKFEAYKYIELTRDENMAISAANVLEKPLLCGRATGTLVVKKEFQRGVQDKAFKID; encoded by the coding sequence ATGATAGGTAAAAAGGTAAGTTTAAAAGTTAGAATGTCTGCAGGAGAGGCACATTATGCAGGAGAATTAGTAAATGGATCACATATAGTGGATTTCTGGGGAGATGTAGGAACAGAATTGATGATAAGAAATGATGGAGATGAAAGCTTGTTTGCAGGTTATAAGGATATTGAATTTACAGCACCTGTTTATGCAGGAGATTTCATGGAATATGTAGGATGGATAGAGGAAGAAGGAAAAAGTTCCAGAACTTGTAAGTTTGAGGCATACAAATATATTGAACTTACAAGAGATGAAAACATGGCTATATCGGCAGCAAATGTGCTGGAAAAACCACTTCTTTGTGGTAGAGCAACAGGAACTCTGGTAGTTAAGAAAGAGTTTCAGAGAGGGGTTCAAGATAAAGCATTTAAAATAGACTAG